The proteins below are encoded in one region of Saccharomyces kudriavzevii IFO 1802 strain IFO1802 genome assembly, chromosome: 5:
- the MAG1 gene encoding DNA-3-methyladenine glycosylase II (similar to Saccharomyces cerevisiae MAG1 (YER142C); ancestral locus Anc_8.184): MKLKRDHNELTKADGATEIVKELETQAVKIALPEEYSARHEEKFNTACQYILGVDPSLLPFLKDNEFTLYSKKTQVSNTLEDYFTRLASTILSQQISGLAAKSIKARVVDLYGGTFPDYKVLFKDFRDPVKSAEIAKCGLSKRKIVYLESLAAYFAESDRDIEKLFGQEDNDEEVINSLVTNVKGIGPWSAKMFLISGLKRMDVFAPEDLGIARGFSRYLSDKPELEKELMRERGVVKKSKIKHKKYNWKIYDDDVMEKCSERFAPYRSVFMFILWRLSSTNTEAMMKAEKDFVKS; encoded by the coding sequence ATGAAACTAAAAAGAGATCATAATGAGCTAACAAAGGCAGACGGCGCTACAGAGATAGTGAAAGAATTGGAGACTCAGGCCGTGAAGATTGCTCTTCCTGAGGAATATAGCGCTAGacatgaagaaaaatttaacACAGCCTGTCAATACATATTGGGGGTAGATCCGTCGCTTTTGCCCTTTCTGAAAGATAATGAATTCACGCtgtattcaaaaaagacTCAGGTTTCTAACACACTTGAGGACTATTTTACTAGACTGGCAAGTACAATTTTATCTCAGCAGATTAGTGGTCTAGCAGCAAAAAGTATCAAGGCAAGAGTTGTTGACCTTTATGGTGGCACATTTCCGGACTACAAAGTGCTTTTCAAGGACTTCAGAGATCCAGTAAAAAGCGCAGAAATTGCCAAGTGTGGCCTAAgtaaaaggaaaatagtGTATCTGGAATCTCTCGCTGCCTATTTTGCTGAGAGTGATAGGGATATTGAAAAGCTTTTCGGTCAAGAAGATAACGATGAGGAAGTGATCAACAGCCTAGTCACGAACGTGAAGGGCATAGGCCCATGGAGCGCTAAAATGTTCTTAATATCCGGACTAAAGCGAATGGATGTATTTGCCCCGGAAGATCTGGGTATTGCCAGGGGATTTTCAAGATATCTTTCAGATAAGCCAGAACTAGAAAAGGAACTGATGCGTGAAAGGGGAGtcgtgaaaaaaagtaaaataaaacataaaaaatacaacTGGAAGATatatgatgatgatgtaaTGGAGAAATGCTCTGAAAGGTTTGCTCCTTACAGATCTGTGTTTATGTTCATACTGTGGAGACTCTCGAGCACCAATACCGAGGCTATGATGAAGGCAGAAAAGGATTTTGTAAAGTCTTAG
- the DDI1 gene encoding Ddi1p (similar to Saccharomyces cerevisiae DDI1 (YER143W); ancestral locus Anc_8.185) codes for MDLTISNELTGEIYGPIEVSEDMALSDLKALLQADCGFDEAKHDLYFNMDILDPNNSQCLKELGLKTDDLLLIRGKTYDSIRTDTPTLSDEAFIEQFRQELLSNQMLRSQLILQIPGLNELINDQQLFREQLGQLILQRRYGGYNAAMNPFGIPQDEYNRLMANPEDPDNKKRITELANQQAIDEQLRNAIEYTPEVFTQVPMLYINIEINNYPVKAFVDTGAQTTIMSTRLAEKTGSTKLIDKRFIGEARGVGTGKIIGRIHQTQVKIETQYIPCSFTVLDTDIDVLIGLDMLKRHLACVDLKENVLKIAEVETKFLSEAEIPKSIQEELPTPTSITTSSNRPIAPTKTSTSLKPQPGAVPALAPRTGTLPTPTGTSTGGVAGTAARPFPEQTIKQLMDLGFPRDAVVTALKQTNGNAEFAASLLFQ; via the coding sequence ATGGATttgacaatttcaaatgaaCTCACTGGCGAAATATACGGCCCAATTGAAGTCAGTGAAGATATGGCTTTATCTGATCTAAAAGCGTTACTACAGGCAGATTGTGGTTTTGACGAGGCTAAGCACGACCTGTACTTCAATATGGATATTTTGGACCCAAACAACAGTCAATGTTTAAAAGAATTGGGGCTCAAAACTGACGACTTACTATTAATTAGAGGCAAGACATATGACTCCATTCGGACAGATACTCCCACTTTATCTGATGAGGCATTTATCGAGCAATTTAGGCAAGAGTTGCTAAGTAACCAAATGCTAAGATCACAATTAATTTTACAAATCCCTGGTCTAAACGAGTTAATAAATGATCAACAGCTGTTTAGGGAACAACTGGGCCAACTTATTTTACAGAGACGTTATGGTGGTTATAACGCCGCGATGAACCCGTTCGGCATCCCTCAAGATGAATATAATAGACTAATGGCTAATCCTGAAGATCCCgataataagaaaagaattacTGAGCTCGCAAATCAACAGGCGATCGATGAACAGTTGCGTAATGCCATCGAATATACGCCTGAAGTGTTCACTCAAGTCCCTATGCTTTATATTAACATTGAAATAAATAACTACCCTGTCAAAGCATTTGTAGATACTGGTGCTCAAACAACAATCATGTCCACTAGATTAGCGGAAAAAACTGGTTCAACGAAATTGATTGACAAGAGATTCATTGGGGAAGCTCGTGGTGTGGGAACGGGTAAAATTATAGGTAGAATTCACCAAACCCAGGTAAAAATAGAAACGCAGTATATTCCATGTAGTTTTACCGTTCTGGATACAGATATTGATGTTTTAATTGGGCTGGACATGTTAAAAAGGCATTTGGCTTGTGTGGACTTGAAGGAAAACGTACTTAAAATAGCCGAAGTGGAGACAAAATTCTTAAGTGAGGCAGAGATACCAAAAAGTATTCAAGAGGAATTGCCAACCCCTACATCAATTACAACTTCTTCTAATAGGCCAATTGCGCCCACCAAGACCAGTACAAGTTTAAAACCACAACCTGGTGCTGTTCCAGCTCTTGCTCCAAGGACGGGCACGCTACCAACACCTACGGGAACAAGCACTGGCGGTGTTGCAGGCACAGCAGCGAGACCATTTCCCGAACAAACAATCAAACAGCTGATGGATTTAGGATTTCCTAGGGATGCTGTTGTCACCGCGCTAAAGCAAACTAATGGAAATGCAGAATTTGCAGCATCGCTCCTTTTCCAGTGA